In a single window of the Falco rusticolus isolate bFalRus1 chromosome 13, bFalRus1.pri, whole genome shotgun sequence genome:
- the SLC44A2 gene encoding choline transporter-like protein 2 isoform X4, with product MGGQGENYYGKHGTPQKYDPTFKGPIYDRGCTDIICCVLLVIAIVGYVVVGVVAWTHGDPRKVIYPTDSRGQFCGQQGTPNEKKPFLFYFDIVKCASPLVLLEFQCPTTQICVSKCPDRYLTYLSAYGSRAAGELEYYRHFCVPEFKNLQKAPVEVLKDKECPAMIIPSTPLARRCFPAIRAKKGVIMVGNETTYDDGHGHRRNVTELLEGAKKANVVLETRQLAMKIFEDYTVSWYWIIIGLVIAMVASFIFIVLLRFLAGIMVWVMIVMVILVLGYGIFHCYMEYAKLKGEAGSDISLKDLGFQTDLRVYLHLRQTWLAFMIILCIVEVVIILLLVFLRKRILIAIALIKEASRAVGHIMMSLLFPLCTFFLLCLCIAYWASTAVFLSTSNEAIYKVFNETACQFSGQTCKPETFNVSNVTKLCPDAQCLFAFYGGETAYHKYLIILQFFNVFMFFWLANFVIALGQVTLAGAFASYYWAFKKPDDMPAFPLFSAFGRALRYHTGSLAFGSLILAIIQVIRVILEYLDHRLKAADNKFAKFLLSCLKCCFWCLEKFIKFLNRNAYIMIAVYGTNFCTSARNAFSLLMRNIIRVAVLDKVTDFLFFLGKLLIVGSVGILAFFFFTQRIKLVQDTAPPLNYYWVPILTVIVGSYLIAHGFFSVYGMCVDTLFLCFLEDLERNDGSAEKPYFMSPNLKKLLKKTNKGQPDA from the exons GGACGCCGCAGAAGTACGACCCGACTTTCAAAGGTCCCATCTACGACAG gggctgcaccGACATCATCTGCTGCGTCCTGCTGGTCATCGCCATCGTGGGCTATGTGGTGGTGGGCGTCGTGG cctggacCCACGGGGACCCCCGGAAGGTGATCTACCCGACCGACAGTCGCGGGCAGTTCTGCGGGCAGCAGGGAACCCCCAACGA gaagaaACCTTTCCTCTTTTACTTCGACATTGTGAAGTGTGCCAGCCCGCTGGTGCTGCTGGAATTTCAGTGCCCGACCACGCAG ATCTGCGTCAGCAAATGCCCAGACCGGTACCTGACGTACCTGAGTGCCTATGGCTCCCGCGCGGCCGGCGAGCTGGAGTACTACCGGCACTTCTGCGTCCCTGAGtttaaaaacctgcagaag GCTCCCGTGGAGGTACTGAAGGACAAGGAGTGCCCGGCCATGATTATCCCCAGCACGCCAC TGGCGCGGCGATGCTTCCCGGCCATCCGGGCCAAGAAGGGTGTCATCATGGTCGGCAACGAGACCACGTACGACGACGGCCATGGGCACCGGAGGAACGTCACCGAGCTGCTGGAAGGGGCCAA aaaagCAAACGTGGTCCTGGAAACCAGACAACTGGCCATGAAGATCTTCGAAGATTACACCGTTTCCTGGTACTGGATAATCAT AGGCCTCGTCATCGCCATGGTGGCCAGCTTCATCTTCATCGTCCTGCTCCGCTTCCTGGCTGGGATCATGGTCTGGGTGATGATCGTGATGGTCATCCTGGTGCTGGGCTACG GAATCTTCCACTGTTACATGGAATATGCCAAATTGAAAGGGGAAGCGGGTTCCGACATCTCCCTGAAGGACCTGGGATTTCAGACCGACCTACGCGTCTACCTCCACCTGCGGCAGACGTGGCTGGCGTTCA tGATCATCCTGTGCATCGTGGAGGTGGTCATCATACTGCTGCTCGTCTTCCTCCGCAAGAGGATCCTCATCGCCATCGCGCTCATTAAGGAGGCCAGCAG GGCTGTCGGCCACATCATGATGTCGCTGCTCTTCCCGCTGTGCACCTTCTTCCTGCTGTGCCTCTGCATCGCCTACTGGGCCAGCACTGCCGT CTTCCTCTCCACCTCCAACGAGGCGATCTACAAGGTGTTCAACGAGACCGCGTGCCAGTTTTCCGGCCAGACCTGCAAACCGGAG ACCTTCAACGTGAGCAACGTCACCAAGCTGTGCCCCGACGCCCAGTGCCTCTTCGCATTCTACGGGGGAGAGACAGCGTACCACAAGTACCTCATCATCCTGCAGTTCTTCAACGTCTTCATGTTCTTCTGGCTCGCCAACTTCGTGATCGCGCTGGGCCAGGTGACGCTGGCAGGGGCCTTCGCGTCGTACTACTGGGCCTTCAAGAAACCCGACGACATGCCCGCCTTCCCCCTCTTCTCAGCCTTCGGCCGTGCGCTCCG GTACCACACCGGCTCGCTGGCCTTCGGCTCTCTGATCCTCGCCATCATCCAAGTCATCAGGGTCATCCTGGAGTATCTGGACCACAGGTTAAAAG ctgcagatAATAAGTTCGCCAAGTTCCTCCTGAGCTGCCTGAAGTGCTGCTTCTGGTGCCTGGAAAAATTCATCAAATTCCTCAACAGAAACGCATACATCATG ATCGCCGTCTACGGCACCAACTTCTGCACCTCTGCCAGGAACGCGTTCTCCCTGCTGATGAGGAACATCATTAG GGTGGCCGTTCTAGATAAAGTCACGgatttcctcttcttccttggTAAACTCCTCATCGTGGGAAGCGTCG GAATCCTTGCCTTCTTCTTCTTCACCCAGCGGATAAAGCTGGTCCAGGACACAGCGCCACCGCTGAATTACTACTGGGTCCCCATTCTG ACGGTGATTGTGGGCTCCTACCTCATTGCCCACGGGTTCTTCAGCGTGTACGGCATGTGCGTGGACaccctcttcctctgcttct TGGAAGACCTGGAGCGTAACGATGGGTCGGCCGAAAAGCCTTATTTTATGTCGCCCAACCTGAAAAAGCTCCTGAAGAAGACGAACAAAGGTCAGCCGGACGCATAG
- the SLC44A2 gene encoding choline transporter-like protein 2 isoform X2, translating to MGGQGENYYGKHGTPQKYDPTFKGPIYDRGCTDIICCVLLVIAIVGYVVVGVVAWTHGDPRKVIYPTDSRGQFCGQQGTPNEKKPFLFYFDIVKCASPLVLLEFQCPTTQICVSKCPDRYLTYLSAYGSRAAGELEYYRHFCVPEFKNLQKAPVEVLKDKECPAMIIPSTPLARRCFPAIRAKKGVIMVGNETTYDDGHGHRRNVTELLEGAKKANVVLETRQLAMKIFEDYTVSWYWIIIGLVIAMVASFIFIVLLRFLAGIMVWVMIVMVILVLGYGIFHCYMEYAKLKGEAGSDISLKDLGFQTDLRVYLHLRQTWLAFMIILCIVEVVIILLLVFLRKRILIAIALIKEASRAVGHIMMSLLFPLCTFFLLCLCIAYWASTAVFLSTSNEAIYKVFNETACQFSGQTCKPETFNVSNVTKLCPDAQCLFAFYGGETAYHKYLIILQFFNVFMFFWLANFVIALGQVTLAGAFASYYWAFKKPDDMPAFPLFSAFGRALRYHTGSLAFGSLILAIIQVIRVILEYLDHRLKAADNKFAKFLLSCLKCCFWCLEKFIKFLNRNAYIMIAVYGTNFCTSARNAFSLLMRNIIRVAVLDKVTDFLFFLGKLLIVGSVGILAFFFFTQRIKLVQDTAPPLNYYWVPILTVIVGSYLIAHGFFSVYGMCVDTLFLCFCEDLERNDGSPERPYYMSPELSEILLKGNLEPSKSADSQG from the exons GGACGCCGCAGAAGTACGACCCGACTTTCAAAGGTCCCATCTACGACAG gggctgcaccGACATCATCTGCTGCGTCCTGCTGGTCATCGCCATCGTGGGCTATGTGGTGGTGGGCGTCGTGG cctggacCCACGGGGACCCCCGGAAGGTGATCTACCCGACCGACAGTCGCGGGCAGTTCTGCGGGCAGCAGGGAACCCCCAACGA gaagaaACCTTTCCTCTTTTACTTCGACATTGTGAAGTGTGCCAGCCCGCTGGTGCTGCTGGAATTTCAGTGCCCGACCACGCAG ATCTGCGTCAGCAAATGCCCAGACCGGTACCTGACGTACCTGAGTGCCTATGGCTCCCGCGCGGCCGGCGAGCTGGAGTACTACCGGCACTTCTGCGTCCCTGAGtttaaaaacctgcagaag GCTCCCGTGGAGGTACTGAAGGACAAGGAGTGCCCGGCCATGATTATCCCCAGCACGCCAC TGGCGCGGCGATGCTTCCCGGCCATCCGGGCCAAGAAGGGTGTCATCATGGTCGGCAACGAGACCACGTACGACGACGGCCATGGGCACCGGAGGAACGTCACCGAGCTGCTGGAAGGGGCCAA aaaagCAAACGTGGTCCTGGAAACCAGACAACTGGCCATGAAGATCTTCGAAGATTACACCGTTTCCTGGTACTGGATAATCAT AGGCCTCGTCATCGCCATGGTGGCCAGCTTCATCTTCATCGTCCTGCTCCGCTTCCTGGCTGGGATCATGGTCTGGGTGATGATCGTGATGGTCATCCTGGTGCTGGGCTACG GAATCTTCCACTGTTACATGGAATATGCCAAATTGAAAGGGGAAGCGGGTTCCGACATCTCCCTGAAGGACCTGGGATTTCAGACCGACCTACGCGTCTACCTCCACCTGCGGCAGACGTGGCTGGCGTTCA tGATCATCCTGTGCATCGTGGAGGTGGTCATCATACTGCTGCTCGTCTTCCTCCGCAAGAGGATCCTCATCGCCATCGCGCTCATTAAGGAGGCCAGCAG GGCTGTCGGCCACATCATGATGTCGCTGCTCTTCCCGCTGTGCACCTTCTTCCTGCTGTGCCTCTGCATCGCCTACTGGGCCAGCACTGCCGT CTTCCTCTCCACCTCCAACGAGGCGATCTACAAGGTGTTCAACGAGACCGCGTGCCAGTTTTCCGGCCAGACCTGCAAACCGGAG ACCTTCAACGTGAGCAACGTCACCAAGCTGTGCCCCGACGCCCAGTGCCTCTTCGCATTCTACGGGGGAGAGACAGCGTACCACAAGTACCTCATCATCCTGCAGTTCTTCAACGTCTTCATGTTCTTCTGGCTCGCCAACTTCGTGATCGCGCTGGGCCAGGTGACGCTGGCAGGGGCCTTCGCGTCGTACTACTGGGCCTTCAAGAAACCCGACGACATGCCCGCCTTCCCCCTCTTCTCAGCCTTCGGCCGTGCGCTCCG GTACCACACCGGCTCGCTGGCCTTCGGCTCTCTGATCCTCGCCATCATCCAAGTCATCAGGGTCATCCTGGAGTATCTGGACCACAGGTTAAAAG ctgcagatAATAAGTTCGCCAAGTTCCTCCTGAGCTGCCTGAAGTGCTGCTTCTGGTGCCTGGAAAAATTCATCAAATTCCTCAACAGAAACGCATACATCATG ATCGCCGTCTACGGCACCAACTTCTGCACCTCTGCCAGGAACGCGTTCTCCCTGCTGATGAGGAACATCATTAG GGTGGCCGTTCTAGATAAAGTCACGgatttcctcttcttccttggTAAACTCCTCATCGTGGGAAGCGTCG GAATCCTTGCCTTCTTCTTCTTCACCCAGCGGATAAAGCTGGTCCAGGACACAGCGCCACCGCTGAATTACTACTGGGTCCCCATTCTG ACGGTGATTGTGGGCTCCTACCTCATTGCCCACGGGTTCTTCAGCGTGTACGGCATGTGCGTGGACaccctcttcctctgcttct GTGAAGATCTGGAGAGGAACGATGGATCCCCCGAGAGGCCTTACTACATGTCCCCCGAGCTGAGTGAGATCCTGCTGAAGGGCAACCTAGAGCCTTCCAAAAGCGCCGATAGCCAAGGCTAG
- the ILF3 gene encoding interleukin enhancer-binding factor 3 isoform X5, with the protein MRPMRIFVNDDRHVMAKHSAVYPTQEELEAVQNMVSHTERALKAVSDWIDEQEKVGGEQPETESMETAADEENKEGGDQKATEQLTRTLRGVMRVGLVAKGLLLKGDLDLELVLLCKDKPTTDLLEKVADNLGVQLAAITEDKYEIIQSVGDAAIVIKNTKEPPLTLTIHLTSPVVREEMEKQLAGETLSVNDSPDVLDRQKCLAALASLRHAKWFQARANGLKSCVIVIRVLRDLCTRVPTWAPLRGWPLELLCEKSIGTANRPMGAGEALRRVLECLASGIVMPDGSGIYDPCEKEATDAIGHLDRQQREDITQSAQHALRLAAFGQLHKVLGMDPLPSKMPKKPKNENPVDYTVQIPPSTTYAVTPMKRPMEEDGEEKSPSKKKKKIQKKEEKLEPPQAMNALMKLNQLKPGLQYKLVSQTGPVHAPIFTMSVEIDGSTFEASGPSKKTAKLHVAVKVLQDMGLPTGVEGKESGKGDESAEETEQKPVVVTAPPPVVETVSTPTAASPPADQTPENVKQQGPILTKHGKNPVMELNEKRRGLKYELISETGGSHDKRFVMEVEVDGQKFQGAGSNKKVAKAYAALAALEKLFPDAPVAIEQNKKKRAPVPARGGPKFAVKQHNPGFGMGGPMHNEVPPPPNMRGRGRGGNIRGRGRGRGGFGGNHGGYMNAGAGYGSYGYGGNSATAGYSDFFTDCYGYHDFGSS; encoded by the exons ATG CGACCCATGCGTATTTTTGTGAACGACGACCGCCACGTGATGGCCAAGCACTCGGCCGTTTACCCGAcgcaggaggagctggaggccGTTCAGAACATGGTCTCCCACACGGAGCGAGCCCTCAAGGCTGTGTCCGACTGGATCGACGAGCAGGAAAAAGTCGGTGGGGAACAGCCAGAAACAGAGTCCATGGAGACGGCGGCCGATGAGGAAAACAAGGAAGGGGG GGATCAGAAGGCCACGGAGCAGTTGACGAGGACCCTGCGCGGGGTGATGCGTGTGGGGCTGGTAGCCAAAGGCTTGTTGCTGAAGGGGGACTTGGATCTCGAGCTGGTTCTTTTGTGCAAAGATAAACCCACCACGGATCTCCTGGAGAAAGTAGCTGACAATCTCGGAGTACAACTTGCT GCGATCACCGAAGACAAATACGAAATAATCCAGTCGGTTGGCGATGCCGCTATTGTCATTAAGAACACGAAAGAGCCGCCGTTGACGCTGACCATCCACTTGACGTCGCCCGTAGtcagagaagaaatggaaaaacagttAGCTGGAG AAACGCTATCAGTCAACGACTCCCCGGACGTTCTGGACAGGCAGAAATGCCTTGCTGCCTTGGCGTCACTGCGACACGCCAAGTGGTTCCAG GCCAGGGCGAACGGGCTGAAGTCGTGTGTCATAGTGATACGAGTGCTGCGAGACCTGTGTACTCGGGTTCCTACGTGGGCGCCGCTGAGAGGATGg CCTCTAGAGCTGCTGTGCGAGAAATCCATCGGGACGGCCAACAGACCCATGGGCGCCGGCGAGGCGCTGAGGAGGGTTCTGGAATGCCTCGCCTCGGGAATCGTTATGCCAG ATGGTTCTGGTATTTATGATCCTTGTGAAAAAGAAGCCACTGATGCTATTGGGCATCTAGACAGACAACAAAGGGAAGATATCACACAGAGTGCTCAG CACGCTCTGAGACTCGCTGCTTTTGGCCAGCTCCACAAAGTCTTGGGGATGGATCCCCTACCTTCCAAAATgcccaagaaaccaaagaaCGAAAACCCTGTTGACTATACGG TCCAGATCCCTCCCAGCACGACGTACGCCGTCACCCCCATGAAGCGTCCGATGGAGGAAGACGGAGAGGAGAAATCAcccagcaaaaagaaaaagaagattcAGAAAAAAG AGGAAAAACTCGAACCTCCCCAGGCCATGAACGCGCTGATGAAACTAAACCAGTTAAAACCTGGGCTCCAGTACAAACTGGTCTCTCAGACTGGCCCCGTTCATGCTCCTATCTTTACGATGTCTGTGGAAATCGACGGCAGCACGTTTGAGGCGTCGGGACCTTCCAAAAAGACGGCCAAATTGCACGTGGCGGTGAAG GTCTTGCAAGACATGGGTTTGCCCACGGGGGTGGAGGGCAAAGAGTCTGGGAAAGGAGACGAATCGGCGGAGGAGACGGAACAGAAACCGGTCGTCGTCACCGCTCCTCCGCCTGTAGTAGAAACTGTCTCGACGCCCACTGCTGCGTCCCCCCCCGCGGATCAGACCCCGGAG AACGTGAAACAGCAGGGACCAATTCTGACGAAGCACGGCAAGAACCCCGTGATGGAGCTGAACGAGAAAAGGCGCGGGCTGAAGTACGAACTGATTTCGGAAACGGGCGGCAGCCACGACAAGCGCTTTGTGATGGAG GTGGAGGTGGACGGGCAGAAATTCCAAGGAGCCGGATCAAATAAAAAGGTGGCAAAAGCCTACGCGGCTCTGGCTGCACTGGAGAAGTTGTTCCCGGATGCTCCCGTTGCCATCGAGCAAAACAAGAAGAAGAGAGCGCCGGTGCCGGCCAGGGGGGGCCCCAAGTTTGCGGTGAAA CAGCACAACCCCGGCTTCGGGATGGGCGGCCCCATGCACAACGAGGTGCCCCCGCCGCCCAACATGCGCGGCCGCGGCAGAGGTGGCAACATCCGAGGCCGCGGCAGAGGCAGGGGCGGCTTCGGCGGCAACCACGGCGGCTACATGAATGCAG GCGCTGGGTACGGCAGCTACGGTTACGGCGGCAATTCGGCGACGGCGGGCTACA GTGACTTTTTCACAGACTGCTACGGCTATCATGATTTTGGGTCTTCCTAG
- the SLC44A2 gene encoding choline transporter-like protein 2 isoform X3, which translates to MEEPAAGSRDPAGAYGTPQKYDPTFKGPIYDRGCTDIICCVLLVIAIVGYVVVGVVAWTHGDPRKVIYPTDSRGQFCGQQGTPNEKKPFLFYFDIVKCASPLVLLEFQCPTTQICVSKCPDRYLTYLSAYGSRAAGELEYYRHFCVPEFKNLQKAPVEVLKDKECPAMIIPSTPLARRCFPAIRAKKGVIMVGNETTYDDGHGHRRNVTELLEGAKKANVVLETRQLAMKIFEDYTVSWYWIIIGLVIAMVASFIFIVLLRFLAGIMVWVMIVMVILVLGYGIFHCYMEYAKLKGEAGSDISLKDLGFQTDLRVYLHLRQTWLAFMIILCIVEVVIILLLVFLRKRILIAIALIKEASRAVGHIMMSLLFPLCTFFLLCLCIAYWASTAVFLSTSNEAIYKVFNETACQFSGQTCKPETFNVSNVTKLCPDAQCLFAFYGGETAYHKYLIILQFFNVFMFFWLANFVIALGQVTLAGAFASYYWAFKKPDDMPAFPLFSAFGRALRYHTGSLAFGSLILAIIQVIRVILEYLDHRLKAADNKFAKFLLSCLKCCFWCLEKFIKFLNRNAYIMIAVYGTNFCTSARNAFSLLMRNIIRVAVLDKVTDFLFFLGKLLIVGSVGILAFFFFTQRIKLVQDTAPPLNYYWVPILTVIVGSYLIAHGFFSVYGMCVDTLFLCFLEDLERNDGSAEKPYFMSPNLKKLLKKTNKGQPDA; encoded by the exons GGACGCCGCAGAAGTACGACCCGACTTTCAAAGGTCCCATCTACGACAG gggctgcaccGACATCATCTGCTGCGTCCTGCTGGTCATCGCCATCGTGGGCTATGTGGTGGTGGGCGTCGTGG cctggacCCACGGGGACCCCCGGAAGGTGATCTACCCGACCGACAGTCGCGGGCAGTTCTGCGGGCAGCAGGGAACCCCCAACGA gaagaaACCTTTCCTCTTTTACTTCGACATTGTGAAGTGTGCCAGCCCGCTGGTGCTGCTGGAATTTCAGTGCCCGACCACGCAG ATCTGCGTCAGCAAATGCCCAGACCGGTACCTGACGTACCTGAGTGCCTATGGCTCCCGCGCGGCCGGCGAGCTGGAGTACTACCGGCACTTCTGCGTCCCTGAGtttaaaaacctgcagaag GCTCCCGTGGAGGTACTGAAGGACAAGGAGTGCCCGGCCATGATTATCCCCAGCACGCCAC TGGCGCGGCGATGCTTCCCGGCCATCCGGGCCAAGAAGGGTGTCATCATGGTCGGCAACGAGACCACGTACGACGACGGCCATGGGCACCGGAGGAACGTCACCGAGCTGCTGGAAGGGGCCAA aaaagCAAACGTGGTCCTGGAAACCAGACAACTGGCCATGAAGATCTTCGAAGATTACACCGTTTCCTGGTACTGGATAATCAT AGGCCTCGTCATCGCCATGGTGGCCAGCTTCATCTTCATCGTCCTGCTCCGCTTCCTGGCTGGGATCATGGTCTGGGTGATGATCGTGATGGTCATCCTGGTGCTGGGCTACG GAATCTTCCACTGTTACATGGAATATGCCAAATTGAAAGGGGAAGCGGGTTCCGACATCTCCCTGAAGGACCTGGGATTTCAGACCGACCTACGCGTCTACCTCCACCTGCGGCAGACGTGGCTGGCGTTCA tGATCATCCTGTGCATCGTGGAGGTGGTCATCATACTGCTGCTCGTCTTCCTCCGCAAGAGGATCCTCATCGCCATCGCGCTCATTAAGGAGGCCAGCAG GGCTGTCGGCCACATCATGATGTCGCTGCTCTTCCCGCTGTGCACCTTCTTCCTGCTGTGCCTCTGCATCGCCTACTGGGCCAGCACTGCCGT CTTCCTCTCCACCTCCAACGAGGCGATCTACAAGGTGTTCAACGAGACCGCGTGCCAGTTTTCCGGCCAGACCTGCAAACCGGAG ACCTTCAACGTGAGCAACGTCACCAAGCTGTGCCCCGACGCCCAGTGCCTCTTCGCATTCTACGGGGGAGAGACAGCGTACCACAAGTACCTCATCATCCTGCAGTTCTTCAACGTCTTCATGTTCTTCTGGCTCGCCAACTTCGTGATCGCGCTGGGCCAGGTGACGCTGGCAGGGGCCTTCGCGTCGTACTACTGGGCCTTCAAGAAACCCGACGACATGCCCGCCTTCCCCCTCTTCTCAGCCTTCGGCCGTGCGCTCCG GTACCACACCGGCTCGCTGGCCTTCGGCTCTCTGATCCTCGCCATCATCCAAGTCATCAGGGTCATCCTGGAGTATCTGGACCACAGGTTAAAAG ctgcagatAATAAGTTCGCCAAGTTCCTCCTGAGCTGCCTGAAGTGCTGCTTCTGGTGCCTGGAAAAATTCATCAAATTCCTCAACAGAAACGCATACATCATG ATCGCCGTCTACGGCACCAACTTCTGCACCTCTGCCAGGAACGCGTTCTCCCTGCTGATGAGGAACATCATTAG GGTGGCCGTTCTAGATAAAGTCACGgatttcctcttcttccttggTAAACTCCTCATCGTGGGAAGCGTCG GAATCCTTGCCTTCTTCTTCTTCACCCAGCGGATAAAGCTGGTCCAGGACACAGCGCCACCGCTGAATTACTACTGGGTCCCCATTCTG ACGGTGATTGTGGGCTCCTACCTCATTGCCCACGGGTTCTTCAGCGTGTACGGCATGTGCGTGGACaccctcttcctctgcttct TGGAAGACCTGGAGCGTAACGATGGGTCGGCCGAAAAGCCTTATTTTATGTCGCCCAACCTGAAAAAGCTCCTGAAGAAGACGAACAAAGGTCAGCCGGACGCATAG
- the SLC44A2 gene encoding choline transporter-like protein 2 isoform X1: protein MEEPAAGSRDPAGAYGTPQKYDPTFKGPIYDRGCTDIICCVLLVIAIVGYVVVGVVAWTHGDPRKVIYPTDSRGQFCGQQGTPNEKKPFLFYFDIVKCASPLVLLEFQCPTTQICVSKCPDRYLTYLSAYGSRAAGELEYYRHFCVPEFKNLQKAPVEVLKDKECPAMIIPSTPLARRCFPAIRAKKGVIMVGNETTYDDGHGHRRNVTELLEGAKKANVVLETRQLAMKIFEDYTVSWYWIIIGLVIAMVASFIFIVLLRFLAGIMVWVMIVMVILVLGYGIFHCYMEYAKLKGEAGSDISLKDLGFQTDLRVYLHLRQTWLAFMIILCIVEVVIILLLVFLRKRILIAIALIKEASRAVGHIMMSLLFPLCTFFLLCLCIAYWASTAVFLSTSNEAIYKVFNETACQFSGQTCKPETFNVSNVTKLCPDAQCLFAFYGGETAYHKYLIILQFFNVFMFFWLANFVIALGQVTLAGAFASYYWAFKKPDDMPAFPLFSAFGRALRYHTGSLAFGSLILAIIQVIRVILEYLDHRLKAADNKFAKFLLSCLKCCFWCLEKFIKFLNRNAYIMIAVYGTNFCTSARNAFSLLMRNIIRVAVLDKVTDFLFFLGKLLIVGSVGILAFFFFTQRIKLVQDTAPPLNYYWVPILTVIVGSYLIAHGFFSVYGMCVDTLFLCFCEDLERNDGSPERPYYMSPELSEILLKGNLEPSKSADSQG, encoded by the exons GGACGCCGCAGAAGTACGACCCGACTTTCAAAGGTCCCATCTACGACAG gggctgcaccGACATCATCTGCTGCGTCCTGCTGGTCATCGCCATCGTGGGCTATGTGGTGGTGGGCGTCGTGG cctggacCCACGGGGACCCCCGGAAGGTGATCTACCCGACCGACAGTCGCGGGCAGTTCTGCGGGCAGCAGGGAACCCCCAACGA gaagaaACCTTTCCTCTTTTACTTCGACATTGTGAAGTGTGCCAGCCCGCTGGTGCTGCTGGAATTTCAGTGCCCGACCACGCAG ATCTGCGTCAGCAAATGCCCAGACCGGTACCTGACGTACCTGAGTGCCTATGGCTCCCGCGCGGCCGGCGAGCTGGAGTACTACCGGCACTTCTGCGTCCCTGAGtttaaaaacctgcagaag GCTCCCGTGGAGGTACTGAAGGACAAGGAGTGCCCGGCCATGATTATCCCCAGCACGCCAC TGGCGCGGCGATGCTTCCCGGCCATCCGGGCCAAGAAGGGTGTCATCATGGTCGGCAACGAGACCACGTACGACGACGGCCATGGGCACCGGAGGAACGTCACCGAGCTGCTGGAAGGGGCCAA aaaagCAAACGTGGTCCTGGAAACCAGACAACTGGCCATGAAGATCTTCGAAGATTACACCGTTTCCTGGTACTGGATAATCAT AGGCCTCGTCATCGCCATGGTGGCCAGCTTCATCTTCATCGTCCTGCTCCGCTTCCTGGCTGGGATCATGGTCTGGGTGATGATCGTGATGGTCATCCTGGTGCTGGGCTACG GAATCTTCCACTGTTACATGGAATATGCCAAATTGAAAGGGGAAGCGGGTTCCGACATCTCCCTGAAGGACCTGGGATTTCAGACCGACCTACGCGTCTACCTCCACCTGCGGCAGACGTGGCTGGCGTTCA tGATCATCCTGTGCATCGTGGAGGTGGTCATCATACTGCTGCTCGTCTTCCTCCGCAAGAGGATCCTCATCGCCATCGCGCTCATTAAGGAGGCCAGCAG GGCTGTCGGCCACATCATGATGTCGCTGCTCTTCCCGCTGTGCACCTTCTTCCTGCTGTGCCTCTGCATCGCCTACTGGGCCAGCACTGCCGT CTTCCTCTCCACCTCCAACGAGGCGATCTACAAGGTGTTCAACGAGACCGCGTGCCAGTTTTCCGGCCAGACCTGCAAACCGGAG ACCTTCAACGTGAGCAACGTCACCAAGCTGTGCCCCGACGCCCAGTGCCTCTTCGCATTCTACGGGGGAGAGACAGCGTACCACAAGTACCTCATCATCCTGCAGTTCTTCAACGTCTTCATGTTCTTCTGGCTCGCCAACTTCGTGATCGCGCTGGGCCAGGTGACGCTGGCAGGGGCCTTCGCGTCGTACTACTGGGCCTTCAAGAAACCCGACGACATGCCCGCCTTCCCCCTCTTCTCAGCCTTCGGCCGTGCGCTCCG GTACCACACCGGCTCGCTGGCCTTCGGCTCTCTGATCCTCGCCATCATCCAAGTCATCAGGGTCATCCTGGAGTATCTGGACCACAGGTTAAAAG ctgcagatAATAAGTTCGCCAAGTTCCTCCTGAGCTGCCTGAAGTGCTGCTTCTGGTGCCTGGAAAAATTCATCAAATTCCTCAACAGAAACGCATACATCATG ATCGCCGTCTACGGCACCAACTTCTGCACCTCTGCCAGGAACGCGTTCTCCCTGCTGATGAGGAACATCATTAG GGTGGCCGTTCTAGATAAAGTCACGgatttcctcttcttccttggTAAACTCCTCATCGTGGGAAGCGTCG GAATCCTTGCCTTCTTCTTCTTCACCCAGCGGATAAAGCTGGTCCAGGACACAGCGCCACCGCTGAATTACTACTGGGTCCCCATTCTG ACGGTGATTGTGGGCTCCTACCTCATTGCCCACGGGTTCTTCAGCGTGTACGGCATGTGCGTGGACaccctcttcctctgcttct GTGAAGATCTGGAGAGGAACGATGGATCCCCCGAGAGGCCTTACTACATGTCCCCCGAGCTGAGTGAGATCCTGCTGAAGGGCAACCTAGAGCCTTCCAAAAGCGCCGATAGCCAAGGCTAG